From a region of the Rhipicephalus microplus isolate Deutch F79 chromosome X, USDA_Rmic, whole genome shotgun sequence genome:
- the LOC119162021 gene encoding uncharacterized protein LOC119162021 — translation MKLFVVTVFTLLACSATAKKEKEDVEGRGGLLGGPGLIVYDGYGQRLVGAGNPALLGTVGSGVVASGYGGPAGVVGSGVVAPVGVVGPEVYAPAVVPVSLGEPGYIGVGFGGGYEDGYGAAHGAVAGGDQAGFQKGAAGHAQGSGRYAGGTIHRNVQAYNSQQGYSYTSGFSASDTKTFGTGHQQGLTGYVNGAAGQQAGFGKSLHGAAGGFGGVGYGIHG, via the exons ATGAAG CTGTTCGTTGTAACCGTCTTCACCCTCCTGGCTTGCTCGGCtactgccaaaaaagaaaaagaggacgtTGAAGGCCGTGGCGGTCTTCTTGGAGGTCCGGGTCTCATTGTATATGATGGCTATGGCCAAAGACTGGTCGGCGCTGGTAATCCGGCTCTCCTTGGAACCGTTGGTTCCGGTGTCGTCGCGTCCGGCTACGGGGGACCTGCTGGCGTAGTTGGTTCAGGTGTGGTTGCTCCTGTGGGCGTAGTTGGACCTGAAGTATATGCGCCGGCAGTCGTTCCAGTAAGTCTCGGAGAACCCGGTTACATTGGAGTTGGTTTCGGAGGTGGTTACGAAGATGGTTACGGAGCTGCACACGGAGCTGTTGCCGGTGGCGATCAAGCCGGCTTCCAGAAGGGAGCCGCTGGCCATGCCCAGGGCTCGGGAAGGTACGCTGGAGGTACCATCCACAGGAACGTGCAGGCTTACAACAGCCAGCAGGGCTACAGCTACACCTCTGGCTTCTCTGCTAGCGATACAAAGACTTTCGGCACTGGCCACCAGCAGGGATTAACGGGATACGTCAATGGTGCAGCTGGACAACAGGCTGGATTTGGCAAGAGCCTCCATGGAGCCGCTGGGGGCTTCGGTGGAGTTGGATATGGCATTCACGGCTAA